A region from the Tahibacter amnicola genome encodes:
- a CDS encoding serine hydrolase domain-containing protein, with amino-acid sequence MIQSPLWSALDHGLRPSFTRPGEAVPRWSLSERMAFHHVPGVAIAIVRDGGVVEARGFGVREAGSSTAIVTGETVFNVGSVSKVALASTVLQMVAAGQLQLDRDVNTYLTQWQVPNQRGLRNAPISLRMLLSHTSGLTVHGFPDYQAGETLPTLLQTLEGLPPARTEPVRRRRDAGILGDYSGGGIVVAQMVVEDQTRKTLDAAARARIFEPLGMVHSRFSTPPDEWAERVAKAHGKMGEGLFGPRGWPSLPQEGAQGLWTSAHDLGRLTAALMASYRSDSGFLPQALAVDMMSEVAPSWHGLGPRLDGDGTRRIFHHGGSNVGYHAWMEGYLETGDGFVILTNGDNGQLLRGEIRNALSDAIGLGVNPVLHTLDDDPDASAGFAGTYVLATNTPNDLRRELTDVFNFPQLTFRQEKDGLTVTTPEETGILLALAPSRFFAPTVFGTRYEFHRDGRGAVRGVTVRRGESAVAYYQRRSR; translated from the coding sequence GTGATCCAGTCGCCGCTCTGGAGCGCGCTGGATCACGGGCTGCGGCCCTCGTTCACGCGACCAGGCGAAGCGGTGCCGCGCTGGTCGCTGTCGGAACGCATGGCCTTTCACCATGTACCGGGCGTGGCGATTGCGATCGTGCGCGATGGCGGGGTGGTGGAAGCACGCGGGTTTGGCGTGCGGGAGGCTGGCAGCAGCACGGCGATCGTGACCGGCGAAACCGTCTTCAATGTCGGCTCGGTCAGCAAGGTGGCGCTTGCCTCGACCGTGCTGCAGATGGTGGCCGCCGGTCAGCTGCAACTGGACCGCGACGTCAACACCTACCTCACGCAGTGGCAGGTGCCGAACCAGCGCGGCTTGCGCAATGCGCCGATCAGCCTGCGCATGTTGCTGTCGCACACGTCAGGATTGACGGTGCACGGATTCCCGGACTACCAGGCCGGTGAGACACTGCCGACGCTGCTGCAGACGCTGGAAGGCCTGCCGCCGGCGCGCACCGAGCCGGTTCGTCGGCGGCGCGATGCAGGCATCCTGGGTGACTACTCGGGCGGGGGCATCGTGGTTGCGCAGATGGTGGTGGAGGATCAAACCCGGAAGACGCTCGACGCCGCGGCCCGGGCGCGGATTTTCGAACCACTGGGAATGGTGCACTCGCGCTTTTCCACGCCACCGGACGAGTGGGCCGAACGCGTGGCCAAGGCACACGGAAAGATGGGCGAAGGGCTGTTCGGCCCGCGGGGATGGCCGTCGCTGCCGCAGGAAGGCGCCCAGGGGTTGTGGACCAGTGCGCACGACCTGGGGCGCCTCACCGCCGCGCTGATGGCCAGCTATCGCAGCGATAGCGGATTTCTGCCGCAGGCACTGGCGGTGGACATGATGTCAGAGGTTGCACCCAGCTGGCATGGCCTCGGGCCGCGTCTGGACGGCGATGGCACGCGCCGGATCTTTCACCACGGCGGTTCGAACGTCGGCTATCACGCCTGGATGGAGGGCTACCTCGAGACCGGCGACGGCTTCGTCATTCTGACCAACGGCGATAATGGGCAATTGCTGCGCGGCGAGATTCGCAACGCGCTCAGTGACGCCATCGGGTTGGGCGTAAATCCGGTGTTGCACACGCTGGATGATGATCCGGACGCATCCGCCGGCTTCGCGGGAACCTACGTGCTGGCGACGAACACGCCGAATGACCTGCGGCGGGAGCTGACCGATGTCTTCAATTTTCCGCAACTGACCTTTCGACAGGAAAAGGATGGATTGACGGTCACGACGCCAGAGGAAACTGGCATTCTGCTCGCCCTGGCGCCGTCGCGCTTCTTTGCGCCGACCGTGTTTGGCACGCGCTACGAATTTCACCGCGACGGGCGCGGTGCGGTTCGCGGTGTGACGGTGAGACGGGGAGAATCCGCAGTGGCCTACTATCAGCGCCGTTCGCGCTAG